CAGGTAGCGGGGGGCGCGCTCCCGCAGGATCTTCAAAAGGGTGTTGGTGAAGCCCAGGGTGGCGTGCGTGAGCAGCCCGGCGGCATTGGATAAGGGGCGGATGGCGTGGAAGGCCCGGTAGATGTAGGCGCTGCCATCGAGGAGATAGACCGGCGGCGGGCTGGGCATGGCAGGCTCCGAAAAGGGTCGGTAGATTGTCTCCGGTTGGGGTCGACTGAGGGCAGTTGTACCAGTTGGCGCCAGCCTTGCCAACCGGCAACCGGCGGCAACAAAGCTTTCAAGTCTGCCTGCTGCCGGACGATAAGCTTATCAGAAGGTGATGGATGAGACGGTGATCACGCCTTCTTGGGGGGATGGCACCGGCCGCGAGCCGGGAGCCGCCCGGGCCGTCATAGCAGGGGACAAGAACTGAGAGGCGAAGGGCGGGCTCCTTCGCGGCCATGCCGGCCGCGGAACAGGAACGCCCGGGAGAGAGGGGCCATGAAGATCACGGATGCCATGCCAGTCAAGCCAGGGGCCAAGATCGGGGCCGGCAAGGAGATCCGCCGGGAAGGTGAGGTGCGGCCCGCAGGCGGCGTCCTGACCGGCGACCGGGTGGAGCTGTCCAGCGACTCCCGGGAGGTGCGGGAGGCCCAGCGGGTGCTGCAGGAGGTGCCGGAGGTGCGCACAGAGCTGGTCCAGGCCCTGAAGGCCAAGATCGAGCGCAACGAATACCACGTGGACGCCGGGGATATCGCCGACAAGATGCTGGGCAGCCTCTTGGGGGACCTGGGCATCCCCAAGGGCTGAGGAAGCAGCAGCCA
This Thermodesulfobacteriota bacterium DNA region includes the following protein-coding sequences:
- the flgM gene encoding flagellar biosynthesis anti-sigma factor FlgM, with product MKITDAMPVKPGAKIGAGKEIRREGEVRPAGGVLTGDRVELSSDSREVREAQRVLQEVPEVRTELVQALKAKIERNEYHVDAGDIADKMLGSLLGDLGIPKG